The following coding sequences lie in one Arachis hypogaea cultivar Tifrunner chromosome 4, arahy.Tifrunner.gnm2.J5K5, whole genome shotgun sequence genomic window:
- the LOC112743412 gene encoding putative disease resistance protein At1g50180, with translation MSIVVLCQNYASSSWCLDELVQIMKCSDKGTKRPVLPVFYQVEPSDVRHQRNQYEKDMMSHENRYCNDLNKVKEWRLALYEVCGLSGKHCAENSYESDVIMNIVEEVSAKVPPEPLYIKHPIDFGSQFEVVESLLDTKSHDTLCMLILYGDVETKKSTFAGELYNKIKHQFQAASFLDKVRIKSRGIPNSLENLQETLLSGMCVHKKPRIGSTLKGSSDIKQSLHNKRVLLVLDDVDSIEQLDSLAGGSDWFGLGSRIIITTRDVNVLDKYELNGVKVMKYCIDEGEFKSMEGAKSNHEQDKDLQEDIVGFVEIFNEIVEKLKENESCTEVVSIIGMGGLGKTTLARKIYNNNKVKKLFSCCGWVTISKDYKAKDVLTSLVNGWGLSKSTTEYKVLSEKEQKSKVQEHLDRNKYLIVLDDLWEPEVWDEVESLFPNNKSGNTILITSRNDEVANYTRSKSYYPPFLDKNESWKLFCKVFGTQQCPPVLEPIGREMVEKCGFLPLAIVTLAGIVVKKKRLTVEWMRIMRNVIWYLAKDNNGVMNVLKLSYDNLLQRLKPCFLYFAVFPEDYRIPVKQLIQLWIAKGLIQPPKSGTSSAGKLEDMAKEYLNELVDRSFVLVARKRSNGSLSVCRIHDLLRDLCISESKADNEFEICTEKDIHSMDMKKFCRLSLRSPEFDDWRSFTNQ, from the exons ATGTCCATTGTTGTGCTGTGCCAGAATTATGCTTCCTCCTCATGGTGCTTAGATGAACTTGTCCAGATTATGAAGTGCTCTGACAAAGGAACAAAACGACCAGTTTTGCCAGTTTTTTATCAAGTGGAACCATCAGATGTGCGGCATCAAAGGAATCAATATGAAAAAGACATGATGAGCCATGAAAACAGATACTGCAATGATTTAAACAAAGTAAAAGAATGGAGGTTAGCTTTGTATGAAGTATGCGGTCTAAGTGGAAAACATTGTGCAGAAAATAG CTATGAAAGTGATGTTATCATGAATATTGTTGAAGAAGTCTCAGCAAAAGTTCCTCCTGAACCACTTTACATTAAGCATCCAATTGATTTTGGTTCTCAATTTGAAGTGGTGGAATCACTTTTGGACACTAAATCTCATGATACTCTCTGCATGCTGATTCTTTATGGAGATGTTGAAACAAAAAAAAGCACATTTGCAGGGGAGCTGTACAACAAGataaagcatcaatttcaagctgCAAGTTTTCTTGATAAAGTACGTATAAAATCAAGGGGGATCCCCAATAGCCTAGAAAATCTCCAAGAGACACTTTTATCAGGTATGTGTGTGCATAAGAAACCAAGAATAGGCAGCACATTAAAAGGATCTTCTGACATAAAACAAAGTCTGCACAATAAAAGAGTTCTGCTGGTTCTAGATGACGTTGATAGTATAGAACAATTGGACTCACTTGCAGGAGGAAGTGATTGGTTTGGTCTTGGTAGTAGAATCATTATAACAACAAGAGATGTGAATGTGCTAGATAAGTATGAGTTGAATGGTGTTAAGGTTATGAAATATTGCATTGATGAAGGTGAATTTAAAAGCATGGAAGGTGCAAAATCAAATCACGAACAAGATAAGGACCTCCAGGAAGATATAGTGGGCTTTGTAGAGATCTTCAATGAAATAGTTGAGAAATTGAAGGAAAATGAGTCATGCACTGAAGTTGTCTCCATAATCGGCATGGGTGGGTTGGGTAAGACTACCCTTGCTCGAAAAATTTATAACAATAATAAGGTGAAAAAGTTATTCTCTTGTTGTGGATGGGTTACTATTTCTAAAGACTACAAAGCTAAGGACGTTCTCACAAGCCTTGTCAATGGTTGGGGATTGTCCAAGTCTACTACTGAATACAAAGTCTTAAGTGAGAAGGAACAAAAGAGCAAGGTCCAAGAACACTTGGACAGGAACAAGTATCTGATAGTGCTTGATGACTTATGGGAACCTGAAGTCTGGGATGAGGTAGAAAGTTTATTTCCAAATAACAAAAGTGGCAATACAATACTGATAACTAGTCGTAATGACGAGGTGGCAAATTATACAAGGTCAAAGTCCTACTACCCTCCATTCCTAGACAAAAATGAAAGCTGGAAACTTTTCTGCAAGGTGTTTGGGACACAACAGTGTCCTCCTGTTCTCGAACCCATCGGAAGAGAAATGGTGGAAAAATGTGGGTTTTTACCTTTAGCAATTGTGACCTTAGCTGGGATTGTCGTCAAGAAGAAGAGACTAACAGTTGAGTGGATGAGAATCATGCGCAATGTCATTTGGTATCTTGCTAAGGATAATAATGGAGTCATGAATGTGCTAAAGCTAAGCTATGATAACTTGCTTCAAAGATTGAAACCTTGTTTTCTATATTTTGCAGTGTTTCCAGAAGATTATAGAATTCCTGTGAAACAGTTGATTCAACTATGGATAGCCAAAGGATTAATCCAACCACCAAAATCTGGAACATCATCTGCAGGAAAACTAGAAGATATGGCTAAAGAATACCTGAATGAGCTGGTGGATCGTAGCTTCGTGTTGGTAGCGAGAAAAAGGAGTAATGGAAGTCTGTCAGTTTGCCGGATCCACGACCTTCTCCGTGATCTCTGCATATCGGAGAGTAAAGCTGATAACGAGTTTGAGATTTGCACAGAGAAAGACATACATTCCATGGACATGAAGAAATTTTGTAGATTGTCCCTTCGAAGCCCTGAGTTTGATGATTGGCGTTCTTTCACAAACCAATAA
- the LOC112743413 gene encoding F-box protein CPR1-like, whose translation MNHKSKSIHDILPLDLIHIILLRVPIRHLACFRCVSKLWCSLISDPNFAELHLHLSLAPTHGCLVRLNDSVEAYLIHLEEVFNGDNYQLMKEVSFPFKKQPPSGFCVMGSCRGFVLLSREPYFFVVWNPVTGFRKRISYSCMFHRSKLRCLKFPRDAHLYGFGYDASRDDYLFVVASEDGGCQHLDCLCLRTNSWISLDAALPKPLDFMKRRPPGLFLNDSIHWLCYSHKEQYSESILTFDLKERSFSNISLPEQLRMHGRTTATIVTLGGYLALNYQDYVERKTHIWVMKEYKVHSSWTLYEIPCLEFEPLCLSNGSAIIALDPTTPNTHKLLGKNAYVLSL comes from the exons ATGAATCACAAGAGCAAGAGCATTCACGACATCCTCCCTCTTGACCTGATTCACATAATCCTACTGCGGGTGCCGATCAGACATCTCGCTTGCTTCAGGTGCGTTTCCAAGCTCTGGTGCTCTTTAATTTCTGATCCAAACTTTGCGGAATTGCATCTTCACCTCTCTCTGGCACCCACCCATGGATGCCTGGTTCGGCTAAATGACTCCGTAGAAGCTTACCTTATTCACCTAGAAGAAGTATTTAATGGCGACAATTACCAACTGATGAAAGAGGTATCTTTCCCTTTCAAGAAGCAGCCACCTTCTGGGTTCTGTGTAATGGGATCCTGCAGAGGGTTTGTTCTCTTAAGCCGAGAGCCATATTTTTTTGTAGTATGGAACCCAGTCACCGGATTCAGAAAAAGAATATCTTACTCTTGCATGTTTCATCGTAGTAAGCTCAGGTGCTTAAAGTTTCCCCGTGATGCGCATCTGTATGGATTTGGTTATGATGCGTCACGCGATGACTATTTATTTGTTGTCGCTTCGGAGGATGGTGGCTGCCAACACTTAGATTGTTTGTGCTTGAGAACCAATTCATGGATTAGTCTTGATGCTGCACTCCCCAAACCATTGGATTTTATGAAGCGGCGACCTCCTGGGTTGTTCTTGAATGACTCTATTCATTGGTTGTGTTACTCCCATAAAGAACAATACAGTGAAAGTATTCTTACATTTGATTTGAAGGAAAGAAGTTTCTCAAATATATCTTTGCCCGAGCAACTCAGAATGCATGGTCGTACCACTGCCACAATTGTCACACTAGGAGGGTACCTAGCCTTGAATTATCAGGACTATGTTGAACGTAAAACACACATATGGGTGATGAAAGAATACAAAGTGCACTCATCTTGGACTTTGTATGAGATTCCTTGTTTAGAGTTTGAGCCTCTATGCTTATCCAATGGTAGTGCCATTATCGCACTAGATCCTACTACTCCG AATACTCATAAGCTGTTGGGAAAGAATGCTTATGTTCTTAGTCTTTAG
- the LOC112744739 gene encoding F-box/kelch-repeat protein At3g23880-like — translation MEKKMNHKSKSIQDILPLDLIHRILLRVPVRHLASLKCVSKRWYSLISDPLFAELHFHHSPAATKASVFMGGGSLAYFVYLDSLFTDNNDALQVKKVSLPFKMKKLPSDFEFLGSCRGFVLLHRDPHFLVVWNPLTGSGKRISYSHIVSRFKHKGFRLPCKFHLYGFGYDASQDDYLVFVAWQDKDDHYHFDCFSLRTNSWINLDAALSKPLDVCHRNSCGLFLNGAIHWVPYSLTTYRDAIIIFDMKERTFSRISGPEQPVMSACTFPTLALLGGCLALYYCNNDSCNTHIWVMKEYKVLSSWTLYQIPCKDFRPLCLSSNMDIIGRGYTLCGTVGYFIYNVREDLLKHFNDRYCWLPLRTIDPVYTESLLPLPDDIKEKDKKKNMKKSGDRAPSLTTAGLKGYFNKRKRAENQGSSTNADKEGKVLAEKVAALEKDVEKTNLEKEKLVAQVKELESLLSAKEADVCEVFIQGFDRAVLQIKTLLPEADVSAMDVTKVALNGELVDGEVLEEAVDENAAQQQGDEVVRV, via the exons ATGGAGAAGAAGATGAATCATAAGAGCAAGAGTATTCAAGACATACTTCCTCTTGACCTGATTCACAGAATCCTACTGCGGGTGCCGGTCAGACATCTCGCTAGCCTCAAGTGCGTTTCGAAGCGGTGGTACTCTCTAATTTCCGATCCACTCTTTGCTGAATTGCATTTTCACCACTCTCCCGCTGCCACCAAAGCATCCGTCTTCATGGGAGGAGGCAGTCTGGCTTACTTCGTTTACTTAGACTCGCTATTTACTGACAACAATGATGCATTACAAGTAAAAAAGGTGTCTCTCCCTTTCAAGATGAAAAAACTACCTTCTGATTTTGAGTTCCTGGGATCCTGCAGAGGCTTTGTTCTCTTACATCGAGACCCACATTTTCTTGTAGTATGGAACCCACTGACTGGATCCGGCAAAAGAATATCCTACTCTCATATTGTTTCTCGTTTTAAGCACAAGGGCTttaggcttccttgcaagttccATCTCTATGGATTTGGTTATGATGCTTCCCAGGATGACTACTTAGTTTTTGTAGCTTGGCAGGATAAGGATGACCATTATCACTTTGATTGCTTTTCCTTGAGAACCAATTCATGGATTAATCTTGATGCTGCACTCTCCAAGCCCTTGGATGTTTGTCACCGCAATTCTTGTGGGTTGTTCTTGAATGGTGCTATTCATTGGGTGccttactctcttacaacttacAGGGATGCTATTATTATCTTTGATATGAAGGAGAGGACTTTCTCAAGGATATCTGGGCCGGAACAACCTGTAATGAGTGCATGCACCTTTCCAACTCTTGCCTTACTAGGAGGCTGCCTAGCCTTGTATTATTGCAATAATGATAGCTGTAACACTCACATATGGGTGATGAAAGAATATAAAGTGCTGTCGTCTTGGACGCTCTATCAGATTCCTTGCAAGGACTTCCGGCCTCTGTGCTTATCTAGTAATATGGATATTATTGGAAGAGGTTATACTTTGTGTGGTACAGTAGGGTACTTCATATATAATGTCAGAGAAGACCTGCTCAAGCATTTTAATGATCGTTATTGTTGGCTTCCACTCCGAACAATAGATCCTGTGTATACAGAGAGTCTCTTGCCACTCCCTGATGACATTAAGGAAAAGGATAAGAAGAAGAATATGAAAAAAAGCG GTGATAGGGCGCCGAGCTTGACTACCGCCGGTTTGAAGGGTTATTTTAACAAGAGGAAGAGAGCCGAGAACCAAGGCTCTTCAACAAACGCAGATAAAGAAGGAAAGGTTTTAGCAGAAAAGGTTGCAGCGCTGGAGAAGGATGTTGAGAAAACTAACCTGGAGAAGGAAAAGTTGGTGGCTCAGGTGAAGGAGTTGGAGTCTTTGTTATCTGCCAAGGAGGCAGATGTGTGTGAAGTGTTTATACAAGGTTTTGACCGTGCAGTTCTGCAGATTAAGACTTTGTTGCCAGAGGCCGATGTGAGTGCAATGGATGTGACGAAGGTTGCCTTGAACGGTGAATTGGTAGATGGTGAAGTGTTGGAGGAGGCAGTAGATGAAAATGCTGCGCAGCAGCAGGGTGATGAAGTTGTACGAGTTTGA